One Bacillota bacterium genomic window carries:
- a CDS encoding carbohydrate ABC transporter permease translates to MTRGENMNDRVTITTGGYSINPGQVSVRAGLNKQQGRNGQQERNSARRRKIASTLSSVTATYLLLAVILVPFIWLIFTSFKFPVEFLSWPPTFLPRSLTIENYRRVLHQPLLLNYFANTFIVASASTLLALAVGSAAAYSLTNVKFPARLNAIFAVWVLITRMYPAIATAVPYFMLIKNLGLLDHRLALIITYTSFNLPLVIWFMLGFFQGLPEEINNAAIVDGCSLWQRFFKIGLPLAAPGLVTSAILSFILGWNEFLFAVILTSIKAKTVPVVVAGFITDKGLEWGEMSALGSMLVIPVIILAWLAQKYLIQGLTFGALKE, encoded by the coding sequence ATGACTAGAGGAGAGAACATGAACGACCGTGTGACGATCACGACCGGTGGGTATAGTATAAACCCTGGACAGGTGTCAGTACGTGCCGGACTGAATAAACAGCAGGGGAGAAACGGGCAGCAGGAGAGAAATAGCGCCCGCAGGCGAAAGATAGCCTCAACGTTGAGCTCGGTAACCGCAACATATCTCTTGCTGGCGGTCATCCTGGTGCCTTTCATCTGGCTGATATTTACTTCTTTCAAATTCCCTGTTGAATTTCTGAGCTGGCCTCCGACGTTCCTCCCGAGGAGCCTGACCATTGAGAACTATCGCAGAGTGCTCCACCAGCCTCTCCTCCTGAATTATTTCGCCAACACCTTCATAGTCGCCAGCGCTTCGACATTGCTGGCGCTGGCAGTGGGGTCGGCAGCTGCCTATAGCCTGACCAACGTGAAGTTCCCGGCGAGGTTAAACGCCATCTTTGCCGTATGGGTCCTGATTACGCGCATGTACCCTGCGATCGCTACGGCTGTCCCGTATTTTATGCTTATAAAGAATCTGGGTCTTTTGGACCACAGGCTGGCCCTGATCATCACCTACACCAGCTTCAACCTTCCATTGGTTATCTGGTTTATGCTGGGTTTCTTTCAGGGCTTGCCCGAAGAGATCAACAACGCCGCTATTGTTGATGGATGCAGCCTCTGGCAACGCTTTTTCAAAATAGGCTTGCCCCTTGCAGCTCCGGGGCTCGTCACATCTGCGATCCTTTCCTTTATACTTGGGTGGAATGAATTCCTGTTCGCCGTGATCCTGACATCCATCAAGGCCAAGACTGTGCCTGTCGTGGTTGCGGGCTTCATCACCGATAAGGGTCTGGAGTGGGGCGAGATGTCCGCTCTCGGCAGCATGTTGGTGATCCCGGTCATCATCCTGGCGTGGCTGGCCCAGAAGTATTTGATCCAGGGGCTGACATTCGGGGCGCTAAAGGAGTAG
- a CDS encoding IclR family transcriptional regulator — protein sequence MDDDRRSGLVQSIQRAFRIIEFMASGPREVALTSITSALGMHVATVHRILATLISLGLVEQVPGNKKYRLGMKAIELGIAALGQIDLREEATPYLRKLMELTGETANLVVLDRDEVVYIDKVQSSASLGMFVKIGRRAPVYCTGVGKVLTSEMPEDEVKAILLKSGMERLTQNTICSVEGFLEELERTRERGYALDNEECEPGARCVAAPLRDHTGRIIAAVSVSGPSVRFTEERLPELIQQTMEVAAEISRRMGYREKAEEISGLDASKGRGRKLAQASGK from the coding sequence ATGGATGATGATAGACGTTCAGGACTTGTGCAGTCCATTCAACGGGCATTCCGAATCATCGAATTCATGGCTAGCGGGCCGAGGGAAGTAGCGCTCACGTCAATAACTTCTGCGCTCGGTATGCATGTTGCGACGGTTCACAGGATACTTGCTACCCTTATCTCCCTGGGTCTTGTTGAGCAGGTGCCGGGGAATAAAAAGTACCGGCTGGGGATGAAAGCTATAGAGCTTGGAATCGCAGCTCTCGGCCAGATAGACTTGCGGGAGGAAGCTACCCCATATCTCAGGAAGCTCATGGAACTCACTGGTGAGACTGCAAACCTTGTGGTGCTCGATAGGGACGAGGTCGTATACATAGACAAGGTTCAAAGCAGCGCATCCCTCGGGATGTTTGTGAAGATAGGCAGGCGTGCCCCGGTTTACTGCACCGGTGTGGGCAAGGTGCTCACATCAGAGATGCCTGAAGATGAGGTTAAGGCGATCCTTTTAAAGAGCGGCATGGAACGGCTGACTCAAAACACGATTTGCAGTGTGGAGGGTTTTCTTGAGGAGCTCGAGAGGACCCGCGAGAGAGGATATGCCCTCGATAATGAGGAGTGTGAGCCTGGGGCGAGGTGTGTTGCAGCCCCCCTGAGGGATCACACCGGGCGCATAATCGCAGCTGTGAGCGTATCAGGTCCATCGGTCAGGTTCACTGAAGAGAGACTGCCTGAGCTTATCCAACAAACGATGGAGGTCGCAGCTGAGATATCAAGGAGGATGGGGTACAGGGAAAAGGCAGAAGAGATAAGCGGGTTGGATGCCTCTAAAGGCAGGGGCCGTAAGCTTGCCCAAGCATCCGGGAAATAG
- a CDS encoding sugar ABC transporter permease, with translation MTQNVIRRKSVIATFTPYLLIAPALILYLTFTAYPILYGIWLSLLDWDGFSQNMIFVSFRNFSEIILHDQLFRLSLWHNVIYTLGTVMAKTIVGLGLALLLNRSTKMLVVYRTAIFIPVILSFVVVGMMWSWILNPIFGLANALFKTLGLGFLAQDWLGNPRLALYTVMFVDLWKWAGFHMVLFLAGLKGIPEVLYEAAAIDGATPWQRTIRITVPLLSTPAFMGAALAIIGGFGVFDLVYVLTSGGPYNATEVVAHHMYLQTFKFRRVGYGAAMAWILFLIILPLVITQVRSMLRNIQEASG, from the coding sequence TTGACTCAGAATGTGATCCGCCGAAAATCGGTAATCGCCACTTTTACTCCATATTTACTTATAGCGCCGGCTCTAATCCTATATTTAACTTTTACAGCTTATCCGATCCTCTATGGAATATGGTTGAGTCTACTTGACTGGGATGGCTTTTCTCAAAATATGATATTCGTCAGCTTTCGGAATTTTAGCGAGATCATTCTTCATGATCAATTATTCCGTTTATCTTTGTGGCACAACGTGATCTATACCCTTGGAACCGTCATGGCCAAGACTATAGTAGGGTTAGGCTTGGCACTTCTCCTTAATAGGAGTACCAAGATGCTAGTTGTATATAGAACTGCAATTTTTATTCCGGTAATCTTATCGTTTGTAGTGGTCGGGATGATGTGGTCATGGATCTTGAACCCAATATTCGGGCTCGCCAATGCCCTCTTCAAAACACTTGGTCTCGGTTTCCTGGCCCAGGATTGGCTTGGCAATCCTCGCCTTGCATTATACACTGTGATGTTTGTCGATCTTTGGAAATGGGCCGGGTTCCATATGGTATTATTTCTCGCTGGACTTAAGGGAATTCCCGAGGTGCTTTACGAAGCTGCAGCTATTGATGGCGCTACCCCGTGGCAGCGGACGATTCGAATCACCGTGCCTCTCCTCTCAACGCCAGCTTTCATGGGAGCTGCACTGGCCATCATTGGAGGATTTGGTGTCTTTGATCTAGTTTATGTACTTACTTCGGGTGGTCCCTATAATGCTACTGAAGTAGTAGCTCACCACATGTATTTGCAAACCTTCAAGTTTCGCCGAGTAGGGTACGGTGCAGCAATGGCCTGGATCCTCTTTTTGATTATACTTCCGCTGGTCATTACACAGGTCCGATCTATGCTTCGAAATATTCAGGAGGCCTCTGGCTAG
- a CDS encoding extracellular solute-binding protein — protein MKRNLVYILCAVALLVLIFGFATGTMAASSTTLHIYGVFPPNPKQAEALQKGFQAIHPDVTLKWHRFLDERFIESFMAARTAGEPIDVVALNGQDLRFFATSGMLENLTPFVKNKEAYYKIGIDPYTIGGKLWALPGLSPGVVSMGLYYNKLIFNKYGLTPPETYADMVKIARTLRSHNVEPLVHEGGVTYMWPLWYFFTFAQTSKNRSVERTADILEGKGKFTDADSMEAMRAIQQFAKDRVFITGVNSMSRDQAAQAFMNGKAAMWVAGSWMNPQFIQKAKEEPKIFQPGRTHFPILVEGVIPEAPGGPPPAIGIYRGSKNKDLAKDLVLYLAGPEATEIVASLDQFGRGAGYALPEVKGAPGELNELTRKDFPRTVVWLDWFWPPEITRVFQTEIQAVVGLQRKPEDAMLNIQKEFDRLVARGYKFSGVVETTAAE, from the coding sequence GTGAAAAGAAACCTTGTTTACATTTTGTGTGCAGTAGCCTTACTTGTCCTGATATTTGGGTTTGCGACGGGTACCATGGCGGCTAGTTCGACAACACTACATATCTATGGCGTATTCCCGCCGAACCCGAAACAGGCTGAGGCCCTGCAGAAGGGTTTTCAGGCTATTCACCCCGATGTAACCTTGAAATGGCACAGATTTCTTGATGAACGCTTTATAGAGTCTTTCATGGCGGCTCGTACAGCGGGGGAACCGATTGACGTAGTTGCTTTGAATGGACAGGATTTGCGCTTTTTTGCAACTTCCGGTATGCTTGAGAATCTTACGCCCTTTGTAAAAAATAAGGAAGCCTATTATAAAATTGGGATTGACCCATACACCATCGGGGGCAAGCTATGGGCTCTCCCTGGTCTCAGTCCCGGGGTGGTTAGTATGGGACTCTATTATAACAAGTTGATATTTAATAAATACGGACTTACGCCCCCCGAAACCTACGCGGATATGGTAAAGATAGCTAGAACGCTCCGCAGCCATAATGTTGAGCCTCTGGTCCATGAGGGCGGGGTTACCTATATGTGGCCTCTATGGTATTTCTTCACCTTTGCCCAAACGAGCAAGAACCGTTCAGTAGAACGCACAGCGGATATCCTGGAGGGCAAGGGGAAATTCACCGATGCCGACTCGATGGAGGCAATGAGAGCGATTCAACAATTTGCTAAAGATAGAGTGTTTATCACTGGCGTGAATAGTATGTCTCGTGATCAGGCTGCGCAGGCTTTTATGAATGGGAAAGCGGCCATGTGGGTAGCTGGTTCTTGGATGAATCCGCAGTTCATTCAGAAGGCAAAAGAAGAGCCCAAGATCTTCCAACCAGGTCGTACTCATTTCCCTATATTGGTCGAAGGGGTTATCCCAGAGGCACCTGGTGGGCCGCCGCCTGCGATCGGTATCTACAGGGGATCCAAGAATAAGGATCTAGCTAAAGACCTGGTTCTTTATTTAGCTGGTCCGGAAGCAACGGAAATCGTCGCAAGTCTAGATCAATTCGGGCGTGGTGCAGGTTATGCCTTACCTGAAGTGAAAGGTGCACCAGGAGAGCTCAACGAGCTGACTCGAAAGGACTTTCCTCGCACCGTAGTCTGGCTCGACTGGTTTTGGCCGCCGGAGATCACCCGGGTTTTCCAGACAGAAATACAAGCTGTGGTCGGTTTGCAGCGTAAACCTGAAGATGCGATGCTGAACATCCAAAAAGAATTTGATCGTCTGGTTGCCAGGGGTTATAAATTTAGTGGGGTGGTAGAGACTACAGCCGCTGAATAA
- a CDS encoding carbohydrate ABC transporter permease yields MNDLITGGTSSVLRGMARGRSSTTVLACAAPGIRGRRLLAILLTHAVLIICSIIAGYPIVWLVLNSFKTETQLYSNTFSIPTVINWENYREAIELSRIGTFIWNSIFVTTSTVIIVVFLGSLAAYAFARLRFRGREILFYTFLISMILPPTVSIIPQFTVVVKLHLINTYFGLILPYASGGLAFAIFLFRGFLAGLPRELEEAALIDGCSLLRVYSQIVIPLSKPIIATVTIFQFMNTWNEFFWALLAAQDPTVATIPVGLINFSTQWVTKWPSLFAVLTLAAVPIIIVYVALQGQFISGLTSGALKG; encoded by the coding sequence ATGAATGATCTAATTACGGGAGGGACTTCTTCGGTGCTTAGAGGAATGGCTAGAGGGCGTTCCTCGACGACAGTATTAGCCTGTGCGGCGCCAGGAATAAGGGGGAGACGTCTGTTAGCCATATTACTAACTCACGCGGTACTAATTATTTGTTCAATTATCGCCGGCTATCCTATTGTTTGGCTCGTGTTAAATTCTTTTAAGACCGAAACGCAACTTTACTCAAATACCTTTAGTATTCCGACGGTAATCAATTGGGAAAACTACCGCGAGGCTATTGAACTTTCGAGGATTGGGACATTCATTTGGAATAGCATTTTTGTGACTACATCTACAGTAATAATTGTAGTGTTTCTTGGTTCATTGGCCGCTTATGCCTTTGCAAGGCTTAGATTTAGGGGCCGAGAGATCCTATTTTACACCTTCCTTATATCGATGATTCTCCCTCCCACGGTCAGTATTATTCCCCAGTTTACCGTAGTCGTAAAGCTTCACCTGATTAATACTTATTTCGGTTTGATTTTACCCTATGCCTCGGGGGGGTTAGCCTTTGCAATCTTTCTTTTCCGCGGGTTCCTGGCAGGTCTCCCCCGAGAGTTGGAGGAAGCGGCTCTTATCGACGGTTGTTCGTTACTGCGGGTCTACTCTCAGATTGTAATTCCCCTATCTAAGCCTATTATCGCCACGGTTACTATCTTTCAATTCATGAATACCTGGAATGAGTTTTTCTGGGCGTTATTGGCAGCCCAGGACCCTACGGTAGCGACGATTCCAGTCGGGCTCATAAATTTCTCGACACAATGGGTAACTAAATGGCCATCTCTTTTCGCTGTTTTAACTCTGGCGGCAGTTCCCATTATTATCGTTTACGTAGCCCTTCAGGGACAGTTCATTTCGGGTCTTACCTCGGGCGCATTAAAGGGGTAA
- a CDS encoding type II toxin-antitoxin system RelE/ParE family toxin — translation MSWKIEFLPEARDDLKRLDGDQRKQVLKSIKKLEMDPLGYGSPLGSRSGRNLTGLYSIRADNRSLRVIYAIFDTSIQIVLIIVIGKREDFAAHNEAEKRKAFYNELLNFLEGSVDQDSFESTLARILRKRS, via the coding sequence ATGAGCTGGAAGATTGAATTCCTACCGGAAGCCAGGGATGACTTGAAGCGATTAGACGGAGATCAACGGAAGCAAGTCCTAAAGTCCATAAAGAAGTTGGAAATGGATCCGTTGGGCTACGGTTCACCTTTAGGCAGTAGATCAGGACGAAATTTGACAGGTTTATACAGCATTAGAGCAGATAACAGGTCACTCCGGGTGATTTATGCGATCTTCGATACCAGCATTCAGATAGTGCTAATCATTGTTATCGGCAAGCGTGAAGACTTTGCTGCCCACAATGAAGCAGAAAAGCGCAAGGCATTCTATAATGAGCTCCTTAATTTCTTGGAGGGCTCCGTAGATCAGGATAGTTTTGAATCCACTCTTGCCAGGATTTTGAGGAAAAGGTCGTGA
- a CDS encoding sugar ABC transporter permease, whose protein sequence is MNTGAAQRYLPAGWRRKEWYAGATFLIPTVLFLGFTSLYPLIYALILSFHRLDLKFGTEARFIGLGNYLRALTDPFFGKSVITTVLFVIITVAGETVLGMVIALLVSQQRGYYRLARSLLLIPLVMTPVVIGILWRMLFNPDFGLINYIVTLLGGHKLSWLGTPSLALVGVMLVDIWEWTPFVALCFVSGITALPYNTVEAALVDGASSWQLFWRVTLPLLRPVILVTVLLRLLDAFKVVDTIYVMTAGGPGNTTKLLSLFIYEMGLKYFNIGYASALSWIFIVLMLVLTFYFLKERGSAL, encoded by the coding sequence ATGAATACCGGTGCCGCCCAAAGATACCTACCCGCTGGTTGGAGGCGGAAGGAGTGGTATGCAGGAGCAACCTTTCTTATCCCTACCGTGCTGTTTTTGGGGTTTACTTCCCTGTATCCACTCATCTATGCCTTGATACTGAGTTTTCACCGCCTTGACCTCAAGTTTGGGACAGAGGCTCGCTTCATAGGCCTGGGCAATTACCTTCGGGCCCTGACGGACCCGTTTTTCGGCAAAAGCGTTATAACTACAGTTTTATTTGTGATTATTACGGTAGCTGGGGAAACGGTCCTGGGGATGGTGATAGCCCTTTTAGTATCGCAACAGAGAGGCTATTACCGTTTGGCAAGATCTCTTCTGCTGATCCCCTTGGTGATGACCCCTGTGGTCATAGGCATCCTCTGGCGAATGCTGTTTAATCCGGATTTCGGCCTCATTAATTATATTGTGACATTGCTTGGCGGTCATAAATTATCATGGTTGGGCACCCCAAGCCTCGCGCTGGTTGGCGTTATGCTGGTTGATATTTGGGAGTGGACTCCATTCGTTGCCCTGTGTTTTGTATCAGGGATTACCGCCCTCCCTTATAATACCGTCGAAGCCGCCCTCGTTGACGGTGCTTCTTCATGGCAGCTTTTTTGGAGGGTCACGCTCCCGCTCCTGCGGCCCGTTATTCTGGTCACCGTATTACTGCGGCTCCTAGACGCCTTTAAGGTGGTCGACACTATCTACGTCATGACCGCGGGAGGCCCGGGTAATACGACGAAGCTTCTCAGCCTCTTCATCTATGAGATGGGGTTAAAATACTTCAATATTGGGTATGCATCCGCTCTTTCCTGGATCTTCATCGTATTAATGCTGGTTCTAACATTCTATTTCCTAAAGGAAAGAGGATCCGCGTTATGA
- the rbsD gene encoding D-ribose pyranase, with protein MKKTGILNKDVSEVVASMGHYQSLVVCDAGFPIPDGVRRIDLALEEGLPRFLDVLRVVLKELQVEQIVIARETIECSPSRYREITDMFPGLTPKIVSHSDFKEMSKNAKACIRSGECTPYSNIILVSGVTY; from the coding sequence ATGAAGAAAACTGGCATTCTAAATAAAGACGTATCTGAAGTCGTAGCAAGTATGGGACACTACCAGAGTCTCGTGGTCTGCGATGCCGGTTTCCCTATCCCTGATGGGGTGAGAAGGATCGATCTGGCTCTGGAGGAGGGCCTACCACGCTTTCTTGATGTGCTGCGAGTTGTCTTAAAAGAGCTGCAGGTCGAGCAGATAGTCATCGCCAGGGAGACCATAGAGTGCTCGCCATCCAGGTATCGGGAAATAACCGATATGTTCCCGGGGCTCACACCGAAGATCGTATCACATTCTGATTTCAAAGAGATGTCTAAGAATGCCAAGGCTTGTATACGAAGCGGGGAGTGCACGCCGTACTCAAATATCATTCTTGTCTCAGGTGTGACCTACTGA
- a CDS encoding extracellular solute-binding protein, translated as MRYSRKVVNTLLLVLLGIFLAGSLAVEAAGDKPFKGQSLVLLYFEATYANAARKVVPEFEELTGAKVTLVTAPYASLYEKEFTALVTGAGGFDVMQVASQWDGQFAPYFEPLDKRLKADSNAIKIDDFVVGVARATGIWRGVRFGIPNACDAYGIIYRTDIFKNAGIKADPGWSWDDYMSIAKKLTKGGMQGTSIAGAKEQLDAFWTARYWSMGGHLMSRDWKTPLPQRDIAVKAIDMIIALKPYMPQGVLSYNIPDENAAFNHGLVAMAELWPSLIRGEASDPTKSKVVGKWSIIPYPNASPQLSSWSLAIPKSAKAKDLAWEWIKFYTAEKKQRAFLEELGIGPTRRAIYQDPNVIKKHQDFPNMLISLNGVRPRFRIAQSQEAFDFLDDRLNDALTGTMTSKQAIESIAQQWKQIISDNPPEGEYTDDYIPPFDK; from the coding sequence ATGCGGTATAGTCGGAAGGTCGTCAACACGCTTCTTTTAGTCCTGTTAGGTATCTTTTTGGCCGGGTCGTTAGCGGTGGAGGCTGCTGGGGACAAACCTTTCAAGGGCCAGTCCCTGGTCCTGCTTTACTTTGAGGCTACTTATGCGAATGCTGCACGAAAGGTTGTCCCCGAGTTCGAGGAGCTTACGGGCGCAAAGGTTACGTTAGTTACGGCTCCGTATGCAAGCCTTTACGAGAAGGAGTTCACGGCCCTGGTGACCGGAGCCGGCGGATTTGACGTGATGCAGGTTGCATCTCAATGGGACGGGCAATTTGCCCCATACTTTGAGCCCCTTGATAAGAGGCTCAAGGCCGATTCTAATGCAATAAAGATCGATGATTTTGTGGTGGGCGTTGCCAGAGCTACCGGCATCTGGAGGGGAGTCCGTTTTGGCATCCCGAACGCTTGCGATGCGTATGGGATCATCTATCGCACCGACATCTTCAAGAACGCAGGGATAAAGGCAGACCCGGGGTGGTCATGGGACGATTACATGAGCATCGCCAAGAAGCTGACAAAGGGCGGCATGCAAGGTACAAGTATAGCAGGAGCCAAGGAGCAGCTCGATGCGTTCTGGACGGCCCGTTACTGGTCTATGGGCGGTCACCTGATGAGCCGTGACTGGAAGACCCCGCTACCCCAGAGGGATATAGCCGTAAAGGCGATTGATATGATAATTGCGCTGAAGCCCTATATGCCCCAGGGGGTTCTTTCCTACAACATCCCTGATGAGAATGCGGCCTTCAACCACGGGCTCGTGGCCATGGCAGAGCTCTGGCCTAGCCTGATCAGAGGCGAAGCAAGTGATCCCACGAAGTCTAAAGTAGTTGGGAAATGGAGTATAATACCTTACCCGAATGCGTCGCCCCAGCTTAGCTCCTGGAGCCTTGCGATCCCCAAGAGCGCTAAGGCCAAGGACCTTGCATGGGAATGGATTAAATTCTACACAGCCGAAAAGAAGCAGCGGGCCTTCCTGGAGGAACTCGGCATCGGCCCGACCCGGAGGGCTATCTACCAGGATCCTAACGTGATCAAGAAGCATCAGGATTTCCCCAATATGCTGATATCGCTCAATGGGGTGAGACCGAGATTCCGTATAGCTCAATCACAGGAGGCATTTGATTTCCTCGATGATCGCTTGAATGACGCCCTGACGGGGACGATGACGTCAAAGCAGGCAATCGAGTCCATAGCGCAACAGTGGAAGCAGATAATCTCCGATAATCCCCCGGAGGGTGAGTATACTGACGATTATATACCCCCATTTGATAAGTAG
- a CDS encoding LacI family DNA-binding transcriptional regulator, which produces MSRKSTQIPQLSQGNPNELIPSLGGKQIKNPTIKDVAAIAGVSPSTVGRVIGEYGSTSAKARERVAKAIKQLGYKPNAIARSLKSRRTRTLGYLLPIITNPFHAQIAKGIQDVANAHGYNVILCSTGMNAQRTSELGRVLLENRVDGIVLSLPGDDSVFGLVEAFRDSGIPIVVCHGSRRIAGVDKVMCDDARGGYLAAKHLVDFGHRRIGIIAIKDSTTSSLRLDGCRKALGEVGIDLSPELVMEVPDFSQEAGYTGTKLLLMRCEQPTAIIAFNDLMALGAMDALAEENLGVPGNVSVVGFDNTFAAVMRPRLTTVALPMYQAGQIAAQLLFERINGRYRGEPREVSLPEELILGGSSTVLKIRA; this is translated from the coding sequence ATGTCGAGAAAGTCAACTCAAATACCGCAGCTGTCACAGGGTAATCCCAATGAACTGATTCCGTCACTGGGGGGTAAGCAAATCAAAAATCCGACGATAAAGGATGTAGCCGCCATTGCAGGCGTCTCGCCCTCGACGGTTGGACGGGTTATAGGTGAGTACGGCTCTACTAGTGCCAAAGCACGAGAAAGAGTGGCTAAGGCAATAAAGCAACTAGGGTACAAGCCCAATGCCATAGCGAGGAGCTTGAAAAGTCGGCGAACGAGGACCCTTGGCTATCTCTTGCCCATCATAACAAATCCGTTTCACGCCCAAATCGCTAAGGGGATTCAGGACGTAGCCAATGCGCACGGCTACAATGTGATTCTATGTAGTACGGGTATGAATGCCCAGAGGACTTCTGAGTTGGGGCGAGTTTTGCTTGAAAATAGGGTTGATGGGATCGTTCTCTCGCTACCTGGTGACGATTCTGTGTTTGGACTAGTGGAGGCCTTTAGAGATAGTGGGATTCCTATCGTAGTTTGCCATGGTTCCAGGAGGATAGCCGGCGTTGATAAAGTCATGTGTGACGATGCTAGAGGCGGGTACCTGGCAGCGAAACATCTCGTAGACTTCGGCCACCGGCGGATTGGCATAATAGCTATAAAAGATAGCACCACGAGTTCCTTGAGACTAGATGGATGCCGGAAAGCACTTGGTGAGGTTGGGATCGATCTCTCTCCTGAACTAGTAATGGAAGTTCCGGATTTCTCGCAAGAAGCTGGTTATACCGGGACGAAGCTTTTATTAATGCGTTGTGAACAGCCCACTGCCATAATTGCGTTCAACGACCTTATGGCCCTGGGTGCGATGGATGCCCTGGCAGAGGAGAATCTAGGGGTGCCCGGGAACGTATCCGTAGTTGGCTTTGATAATACATTTGCCGCAGTTATGCGTCCGCGCCTCACGACGGTGGCTCTCCCGATGTATCAGGCTGGTCAGATTGCCGCACAGCTTTTGTTTGAGCGTATTAATGGACGTTATCGCGGAGAACCGAGAGAGGTGAGCCTTCCGGAGGAACTCATCCTAGGGGGGTCCTCTACCGTGCTGAAAATACGGGCTTGA